One Myxococcales bacterium genomic window, GACATCGGATTCAATTTCTGGCCCCACGAAAACGTGGTTCTGAAGATCGACGGTCAATTCCAGAGCAACCAGGGCGGTGCGGAGGAACTCGACGGTGTGAACCTGGGCCTCGGATTCATTTTCTAGCGAAGCATGATGAAAACCTACTCCGCAATCCTCTGTCTCATCAGTCTGGTCTGTCTGATCGCATCTCGAGCCGATGCTGTCGAGGTCTATCAGACCTCGGCGGCGTTCGTCCAAGAGGCATTTCCGGGCGAGAAGCCGATGGCCAAAGCGATCTGGTTGACCGGCGATCTCAAGGACAGGGTCGCCAAGGTACTGGGACACGCGTATCGCGGCCTGCGAGTGCGTTACTGGGCGTTGGGCGATCGCACCGTCTGGATACTCGAAGAAATCGGCAAGGTCGAACCCATTACCCTGGGCGTCGCGATCCAAGCTGGCCAGATCGAAGAGGTGAAGGTTTTGACCTATCGTGAGTCGCGCGGTTGGGAAATTCGCTTTCCCGTATTCATGAATCAATATCGAGGCGCCTGGGTTGATTCGAACGCAAAGTTGGATCGCAAGATCGACGGCATCAGTGGTGCGACGCTCTCGGTTCGCGCAACCACGCGGTTGGCTCGACTGGCCCTGGCCCTGGATCGGGAAGTAG contains:
- a CDS encoding FMN-binding protein, whose amino-acid sequence is MMKTYSAILCLISLVCLIASRADAVEVYQTSAAFVQEAFPGEKPMAKAIWLTGDLKDRVAKVLGHAYRGLRVRYWALGDRTVWILEEIGKVEPITLGVAIQAGQIEEVKVLTYRESRGWEIRFPVFMNQYRGAWVDSNAKLDRKIDGISGATLSVRATTRLARLALALDREVEQTGAATQSKAP